A DNA window from Hordeum vulgare subsp. vulgare chromosome 1H, MorexV3_pseudomolecules_assembly, whole genome shotgun sequence contains the following coding sequences:
- the LOC123436594 gene encoding probable xyloglucan endotransglucosylase/hydrolase protein 28 codes for MAAASALLMAALAVFAAAAAAALDTSPVPFDAGYAPLFGGDNLVRSADGRSVTLKLDRYTGSGFVSKSAYRHGFFGASIKLPGDYTAGVVVAFYLSNWDEYPKNHDELDFELLGNRRGHGWRVQTNMYGNGSTARGREERYHLPVEPTVTGVHRYAIAWTPNNIVFYLDGVPIREVVRVPSMGGDFPSKPMSVYATIWDGSAWATDGGKYKVDYAYAPFAAEFSDLVLSGCGAGNVADPEGCQVDLLTHDVAVMAPAKRAAMRGFREQHLTYTACRDRVRYKTTVFPECDDLADGDSSFHLWGESKKRRRRSSSPLQYSSSMQ; via the exons TGGCAGCAGCCAGCGCTCTTCTCATGGCTGCTCTCGCGGTCTTCGCCGCGGCCGCCGCCGCGGCGCTGGACACGTCGCCGGTGCCGTTCGACGCCGGGTACGCGCCTCTCTTCGGCGGCGACAACCTCGTCCGGTCGGCGGACGGCCGGAGCGTCACGCTCAAGCTGGACCGATACACCG GGTCTGGGTTCGTGTCAAAGTCGGCCTACCGCCATGGCTTCTTCGGCGCTTCCATTAAGCTGCCCGGCGACTATACCGCCGGCGTCGTCGTCGCTTTCTAC CTATCGAACTGGGACGAGTACCCCAAGAACCACGACGAGCTGGACTTCGAGCTGCTGGGCAACCGGCGCGGCCACGGCTGGCGTGTCCAGACCAACATGTACGGCAACGGCAGCACCGCCCGCGGCCGAGAGGAGCGTTACCATCTCCCCGTCGAACCTACCGTCACCGGCGTCCACCGCTATGCCATTGCCTGGACCCCCAACAAcatcgtcttctacctcgacGGCGTTCCCATCCGTGAGGTTGTCCGCGTTCCCTCCATGGGCGGCGACTTCCCCTCCAAGCCCATGTCCGTGTACGCCACCATCTGGGACGGCTCCGCCTGGGCGACCGACGGCGGCAAGTACAAGGTCGACTACGCCTACGCGCCCTTCGCTGCCGAGTTTTCCGACCTCGTCCTGAGCGGCTGCGGCGCCGGCAACGTCGCCGACCCCGAGGGGTGCCAGGTCGACCTGCTCACGCACGACGTCGCAGTCATGGCACCGGCCAAGCGCGCCGCCATGAGAGGGTTCCGCGAGCAGCACCTAACCTACACGGCGTGCCGCGACAGGGTGCGATACAAGACCACCGTCTTCCCCGAGTGTGACGACCTCGCCGACGGCGACTCCAGCTTCCACCTCTGGGGGGAGTCCAAGAAGAGGCGCCGCCGGTCGTCCTCGCCGCTGCAGTACTCTTCCAGCATGCAGTAG